A genomic segment from Alteribacillus bidgolensis encodes:
- a CDS encoding helix-turn-helix transcriptional regulator, which translates to MVKNKIKEFRKELNVTQLELAKSLRVTRHTIIAIENHRYNPSLELALRLSKYFDKPLEMIFSLEEEEKV; encoded by the coding sequence GTGGTAAAAAATAAAATAAAAGAGTTTAGAAAAGAGCTTAATGTCACCCAACTGGAACTGGCTAAATCGCTTCGGGTCACAAGGCATACGATCATCGCGATCGAAAACCATCGATATAACCCGAGTTTAGAACTGGCCTTGAGGCTTTCCAAATATTTTGATAAACCGTTAGAAATGATTTTTAGTCTAGAAGAGGAGGAAAAAGTATGA